GCGACTTGCGACGGCTGGCGACGGCAGTTGGCGACGGCAGCGAGGTGGTCGCGGCAATTGGCAGCGACGGCGTCGGCCAACGACGCCGGCGAAGGAATTGGCGGCAGCATGGCGGAGGGCGACAACGAAAAGGCCgctggcagtggcggcggctcgcggagGCGCTGGCTGGTGGCCGCGACAGCGGTCACCGGAGGCATGGCGGCCCTTGACggctagccgagggcgtgggAGACGGCTGCATTTGGCCAGCGCGGCATCGTTTGGTAGAagggtcggagaccggcttggcgcagagaggcgcaGTCGATGGCAGTGGAGGCCGGCTCgacgcgagaggcgcgggcggcggagttggaggccggcttggcgcgagagccgcagccgatggagggaggccggattggcgcaagaggcgcgtccggtggaggaggccggattggcgcgagaggcgcggccggcggtggaggaggcgacctaggtgtgaggaggagctgccggtgggtgtcgcacggtcttcggcgcacgaaAGCTGGCCGGCGGGGGACGCCGATGCAGGGGTCTcacatgtcggcagagcttgtgtggtggtggagcatcggtgtgtCAGCCGTGggtctcacccctcaagggtgaTTGCCGAGCAaaagcccagtcttggctcctttgagtCCCGACGGACTGCGATGGCGgtttttccgtcgcttctcttcttgaagacgtcgttttggcatccCCTAAGGAGCGATCTCGGCTGTGTCCCTTTATTGGTCTAGTGGCggccggtcacgcttagcggcggccggtccggtgctagccttttcctgggcttgtgtgttggcgatgtcggtgtgtgggtggtggttttttttttctttttcctggttacaacTCTCCAGGgttataatcttgtaattttttcctgctctatcaatagaacttcgcaccgtctcgtgcgagtcgttaaaaaaactcgcacgagacataaaacaaatataaattTAATGAAATAATAGTATTTAATGacataaaacaaacataaaacaaatataagtttataaaaagtataatagtatttttgacataaaacaaatatattattaaaatatattcaatgttatatttaatgaaattaatttaacATTTTATATATTGCTAAATtgttctataaatttgattaaatttaacaaagtttgattagaaaagagtcaaatgacttataatataaatctcggagggagtataacaaaACCTTTAACAATATTACAATGACTTTCGCAAACGACAAGTGACCTGCTGATTGTTTCGAggaaaattttttttgaacggaaatTGTTTCGAGGAATTTGGTTTTTTTGGTccattcacatagcaaaatgtGATGGCACAGCAAGCTGCACCGATCAGACAATTAATTAACCGGTTCCGATGCGACTCAAATCACTCAACTGCTTGCTCTTCTGCCTCCGGACATGCGTGACAACGTACTCATTTATAAGTTCGATGTAACCATACTGAACATTATATTTGCAGATGCAAAGCTTCAACATGACTCAGTTCATCGAGCAAACGTAGCTATTTGAACGAAATAATCAAGAAGCTTACGAAAATAACTCTAGTTAGCTGTGTTCTTTGCTCAAGTTACCAACCTCTCGCCCTCGTGTGTTCCGCgcacacgttttttaaactgttaaatggtgtatttttttacaaaaagtttctatacgaaagttgtttaaaacaatcaaattaatctattttttaaaaaaaattagctaatacttaattaatcacgcgctaatggatcgctccgtttttcATGCGTACTGTTTTAGTTGGGAACAGAGataacgaacacagccttaatcaaCAATTAGAACTGTGGAATGATTTACGGGGGAAATTGGGAGTGGAGCTAGCTGACCGCACATAAAGATGTGATGACTCGGAAAATGAATCCAAATGGGAGATTCACAACCAGATCCATACTAGTAATATATCCGTGCTAACACTACgatccttaattttttttaataaatgactaAAATTTTGTGTTAGAAAAAATAATCAGTTTAATGGGatttttaattcaaattatGCCATATAATTAAGGCAAATTACAATGTAGGTACTTCACTGCACCTATTTTCAGTAATTTTCAATTATACATATTCTGCCATATTGAACAATCAGACTACTATCATTCATGGTAATGTAGGTTGATCCTGCAATGGAAACAAATTATTCCACAACAGACATAACCTCTTGCTTTACTTTTGTGATTTGTACTAAACTTAATTACAAAATGGGTTCTGGAATAGTTTGATCCTAATCACTGGTCATCAACCATTGCTATAGACAAGAGTTTTCTTCATCCTCACATATCATCAGATAAGAAAAGGACCAGCAGTGTTCTTAAAAACTCCATTTCAGTGACACCTAACAAAATACAGAGGAACAAATCCTTCTTGTCGGCTAGCAACCAAGAACTCTACAGACTACAGCAACATTCTGTGATTGCCGCCATAACCCATGTGGTAAATGTCAACCGAAAGtaaacgaaaaaaattccaGAGAAAATATTCAAACGTTTGATaaaaatagggaaaaaaaaagtagaactAATCAACCAACAAACCCATATCTTCTTGTTTGATATTCATATTCTCTTCCTGCTCAGTCTTGAGACCTCATTTTCAGTTTTGACAagtaaaactaaaaaaatagaaCATATCATGTTCAGGTGAAAACATTGAGAAAACGTGGGcgatccattatctaaaattgCTTATTAGCAGTATCAGAAACACGCAATTCATCCATCACATTCAGATATGCAGCAAAGAAATCTCAATTTCAGATATGCAGTATATTGTAGAAAAGCGGCTCATTTAGCAAGAAAGAGGAACATAATAACAAGAGAAATAAACTAACAAAAGATGAGCATCAATCGGATGCTTTTCCTGATCCCCGATGcaactgagaaaaaaaaataggagcCAAGGATCGAGGCTTGTAAGTTTCATGGATTTTGCCAAAAGTACGGAATAACGGCAGCCAGCAAATACAAATAACACCATAATAAGGTCATCTAGTCTTCCAGCACAAAAAAATACACAAGACACTTTGGACCAATGGCCTGCGTTGTTCATCCAGACTTCAGAGCATCAGTATCTCAGAAATAAAACTCCCGCTTGCGAGGAAATAGAAATATACCAATTTGACTAAGAACTAGtatggttatatttttttttcacatagtaacatatatattttcacagaatataattatcatatattaaaatagcaacataattttaaattttgtactaacttagCCGCACCAACCAatatgtaatattcatattgtattgtatatcacatgtaatattcatattgtattgtatatcacatgtaatattcatattgtattatATACATGATAGTTACTAActacttttaaattttaaatttttgttatttctaaattggATTTCTGTATGTACTCTAgactcctcttccaatatttcttcttttctaatttaaatgttctattatttaaaaaatttattccCATATGGACTCTAAACCTTTCTTTCAATaagtatttcttatttttaattctgaatttcaattatttttaaattgtattcctatataaaCTCTAGAGTACTCTTccaatatttgtaaattatatttctataatgactctaaaatattattttaatatttttattttttaattccgaatattagttatttctaaattttattttttatggactCTAACtttagttctaaattttaattagttcTACATTGTATACATGTATGGAGTCTAGTCTTATTTttgaatattttatttttttaattaggaatttcagttatttttaaattatatttttatatggactcctTTTCAAGTTAAATTCTATATACCTTTGGTCTCAATAttagattttctaaaaaaataattgtaatttCAGATTAGTCTGAATTGTATTTATACATAGATTCATCTTGCAATAGttagttatattttgaatttcaggttttttttttttacttttggaCTCTAAACGATATTAATGCATTGTGACCGGAGTCTGTTTTTATACTTGTATAGTTGTATTTCCGTTTCCACACACTAAGTCTGTTTCTTATTGATGTTTGGCACTTTGACAGTTTCCATGAATCGGTGTCCGATTGCTTTACTACttcttttcatattttcattCGATTAACATATCCTTCTCCGcttgtcttttttatttttcttattttcttcgaTTAACGTGGTAATTTCTAGACCTTGGGAGCGAACGTGGtagctcctttttctattactttattaAGGTAATAAATTGATACCTATGAGTATTCAAGTGTCAAGAACATTGGCTGATGGAATGATTGATATAGTCATTTGGTCACCATTATCAAACAGTAAAGCAATGTAAGGTGTAAGCAAAACTCACTGCACTAACTGAAGGCCTATTTAGATCTCACCTCgaaattttacaccctatcacatcgagcgtttgaacacatgcataaagtattaaatataggctaaaactaattgcacatattgcgactattttacgagacgaattttttaagcctaattgctccatgatttaataatgtagtgctacagtaaacatttgctaatgacggattaattgggcttaataaatttgtctcacggtttacttacggattctgtaattatttttttattagtgcccgaacacccacATGTGATACcctataatatccgatgtgacacagcaaaactttacacccatggATACACCCTTGAATTATGTATCGGTGTTTCAAGGGGAAGAAATAGATAGCATTCAGAGAGTTGTGGCTTGTCAGCAAATACCACAACACCATGATCAGATCATCTAAGGCTTCTAGCAAAGAAAAACACAAGACGCTATGGACCAATTGTTTGCCTTGGGTTTAAGGCAAAGTATGTGTTAAGTTTATTCAGAGCATCAGGGATCTCAGAAGTAAACTCCTGCCTACAGGGAAACAGAAATTTAACAATTTCAACTAAGAATTGGTACCCACTACCTACTATTCAACAGCCAAGAACATCAACGTATGGATCACAGAATGGTATGGCCGCCAATATCATAAAGATACAGTAAACATGACCCATTGCATTACTGTGAGGTGCAAGCAAAACTCATTGCATTAACTGAAAACAGGAACAGCAATACATGGCTCACCTCGCATCCATGACATCGTGCATTGTGACCATGTTATCCTGCTCCCCGTGGATCCCTGATCGCACGCGGTGCAGCTCCTGCATATGCGCGCCGACACCGAGCAACAGGCCAAGGTGGACACAGAGCGTCCTGACATACGTCCCGGCCTCGCAGGAGATCCAGAACACGGCAAGGTGTCGCTCGGCATCGTGCTCGAGCAGCTTGCTCTCATAGATAGTCCTCACCCTGAGCTGCCGCTTCACGGCGGAGATGAGCGGGAGGCGCTGGAACATGGCGCCTGTGAGCGCCTCGAGCGCGCGGGCGGTGTCGGCGGCGTGGAAGCGCGCGACGCAGACGTACTCCTTGCCGGCGCCCTGCTGCGACTTGACGAGGCGGGTGGCGCGGTCGACGCAGACGATGAGGTTGCCGGTGACCTTGGGATCGAGCGTGCCGCTGTGCCCGGTCTTGTTGACGCGGAGGAGGCGCTTGATCCACGCGACGACCCAGCGCCGATCTAAGCGAACTCGCGGCGGACGGGACGGGTACGCCGCGATGAGCGGATGAAGGTTGCGGAGGGAGGCGTGCGAAGGAAAAGGGGCGGCGACTGATTTGCTGGCGTGCGTGACTTTCGGCCGGTGACCCCGCGTGCGCAATCTCGTACTGGGTGATCCCGCGTGCGTGCACTGTCGTCGGATCTCATGCGTTAGATGATTTTCGATTGTTTGATGTGTCACACGATGAATGATAaatgatgaatgagtaaaacAACTTGTTAAACTATAGAGTAGATACAGTTATATAGAGCTCTGTCTTTTAGAGGTGTCGAGGACAGaagaattaattaaatattttgtgCCTTTTAAAATCAATATTTTCAGTGGCTAGCTAGTATTTAAAGGCAGAATCGAAGCTACTAAACAACTTAAGACAGATGAACCGGTCTGGAAGTCCTAATTGCAAAGTATGTGGAGTATGTAAAACAGTCCTGCACATTTTGCTTTGGTGttgtttagataaaaaaaagatttggagagagaaacgtctctccaaatattttttaaaaaagaaattatgaGCGTGTTGGGACTAAACAAGGATCTCAGGGTCGAAACCATACACCTCTTGCCCTTTGCCATTACACTATCAAGTGCATTTTGGTATTGTTTAGATAAGTGCTATGATGATCAAGAACCCCTTTCTTCtgggaggtttttttttttttgcaagaatATGTAGGTGCTCCTGACAAAGAACAGAATCAGACTTTGCCCATAAGTAATGATCGGGTTCTCAAAAACGAGCTGGTTAATTCAAGGGCTTTGTTTTTCTGTCTGGTTTCAGTTTCTGCGCGAGGAGGAGCAAGCCGGAAGAAGGGCGTTATGGGAGAAGAAACCAGAAGAAGATCCAAAGTTGGCTGGTTGCGAAGATCTGGAGTTGATGAAGCTGTCCTGTTCTTTTCGTCTGATGCTTATTTGGATGTCTGGTAGTGTTCCGGGTTGTATGGCTGTATGGATAGCTGGTAATCCCAGCCGTCTGTAGAAGCAGAACCAATTTGTACTCTCGTTATAATTTACTCCCTTAGTTATAGGTTATAAGatcttttgattttggtcaaaattaaactgctttaagtttaactaaatttatagataaatataataatatttacactagtaaattagttttattaaattaataattaaatatatttttatactaAATTTATCTTAggtaaaaatgttactatttttttctataaacttagttaaacttaaagtaATTTGATATATTATAACCTGAGACGCTTGATGTAAAACCTcctttccccctcccctcccctcccctcccctgtcaaaaaagaagaagaaagaaacaaatttgCCAGCCGCCCCGCCGATGAGTATGAGTGTATGACTGTTGCCACGTTGTCTACGgccatgactttttttttttaccgggaCGGCCAAACGTTAGCTGCCCTACGTATATTAAGGACTAAGGAGGAAGAGGGTATTACAAGTTTTACAAATAGGAGAAAGTGATTTTATCCCTCAAAGAAATATTCTCTCGTTTCGTACATACCacctaaatagttattaaaataattaaaaaacatTTGGCAACATAgcttaatattaaatatatcactccacaaacatataattttaaattcaacttctacaagttgtaataaaaataacaaatatagctaCGAGTAcaataactattttcagtttaatttgttttttttgttacaacttttagaagttgaatttgaatttggttttacatatttgtggagtgatatattccatattaatctatgttgtcgattttttaaattattttaataactatttagatgatatgTAAATGATGAGAGGATGTTCTCTCAAACAATAGGAATCCACATCGACATTAAACTGTCGAGAAGGAGGAAACAAACAAACTGCCGGACGGGTAAGCCGCCCGACAGGTGGAGAACCCTCTAGTCTACTCTCTCAAAGATGCCCGCTTCTTTCCAGGTCATCAGAATCTCTTCCCTGATCGCGTTGCAAACCTGCTCCGACTTTGATTTTTGCTCGGATATGCTAGCATTTCGTTCTTTCCATATAAGACTTGTttagttgaaaaaaaattctagatttagttatcacatcgaatatacgtaCACATGTTTAAAGTAttaacgtagtctaataataaaacaaattacagattccgccagaaaactacgagacaaatttattaagactaattaatctatcattagcaaatatttactttagcaccatattgtcaaatcatggcgcaattaaacttaaaagatttgtctcgcaatttacacgtaatatgtgtaattggttttttcctaaatttaatactctatgcatgtctaaatatttaatgtgatagcgtgaaaatttttgttttggtaaCTAAACATGCCTAAGCAAACAAACCAAGACGCGGAGGGAGTCAAAGCATCTTTTAGCTCGTCTGAAAAACACCTCGCGACTGTAACCATCAGTTCGCGAATTCAGTTCCACCTTCCTCTGGCAACGGGAATGGCGTTCAGATCCACTCTCTTCGATCATGCGCCAAACTCTGTTCGTCAAAGGGCAAGCTAGAAGCAGGTGCTGACAGGTTTCCGGTTCTCTGTTGTAGAGAACGCAGGTTGGCTTGTGCTCCCAACCTCTCTTTTGCAAGTTATCGGCAGGGAGACAGCGGCCCTTGGTAGTGAGCCTGAGCCACATGAAGAATTTGATTCTTGACGGTGCTCGTGTCTGCCAGATCAGCTCAGCACACCAGAATTTTATTTATCAGTTTTACTTTTAGATCAGTAATAACGCGtatattcacaaattactttttatttgtaaatataccGAATGAAACGATGGGTCCGTAGGATCTTGTGTGCGCCATGAAGAACAGCTGATAAGCCGATGCCGCGTTGTATCTCCCGTAGGCAGTGAGCTTCCAATTGATCGAGTCATGCTCTTGTTCACCTATCTGCTACGGCCATGACTTCACTGTCGTCGACTCGACGGTGCcgaccgccgccggcgaggcacgCATCGCATCTTCACGGCTGCATATCGGaggccacggcggcgggcggcggccacgAGGTCATCGGTGATTTGGTGTGGAGCGGATCGGCCGCCGAGGGCGAGCAGTAGTGGGCTAGTGGCTGCTGCCGTTGGCTGGGGGGTCCTTGGGGACGGCTTCGCcagaaatttttatattttagtcctttataaaaacttttaaaataaacaTCTATAAAACTTATTTCTGTGAATAGACGTTTTATTGATGCCAGGGTTCAATGTTCCGAAATTTTGACATTTTTACCCTTTcacaaaacttattttataaataaagcTTGATAAAAACTATAATAAAAAAGTAGGCCTCAGTGTTAAGATTATAGGCGCTGAGGTATGTACATATTAATTACGGAGGATGAATGTTTTTTCAAATTCAATTGAGTAGCCTAGTGGTTAGTTACTTCCCTTTATAACCAAAGGTGGTGTGTTCGAATCATATTTcactttttttctatattttttttacttttcagttttcaccattttttttatcactgagcgttgctttttttttttaactagacCAAGTTACAGAAGTGGATTGTTTTCAATGTATTGATGCGTGGGGCTTAACAAGCATGGAGCCTGATGCTTTTTATAAGTTCAGAGCATCATCGTATGGATCGGGAAAGCAGAGGTTCCACGATCACTTGTTAATCCCAACCTGGATGGGTGGCTCATTGAATAATACCAGCACACAGGGGCGGACCTACCACTATGGCATGCCACAGGTAACCTTCGTCGCGAATACTCCCACCCCAGCTTCCCAGAGGTGTTTTTTTATCGTGAGTAGCGTATGGAGCAGCAGACAGCTGTGTCGTTGGCTGTAGACACGCAAGGAAGAAGACGAACAGCTCCCTTTGCTGTGTTAGTGGGCTGATATGGGGGTGTGAGAGATAATGGGCTGTACATGATAATGTGACCGGTTGGCTGGCCTATATGCCAAAGCCCACTTCTTATTTTTCCATTAACAATTCCCTAATCCCCAATTCCCCATCAACTTGCTAgggctgctgcctgctgctcgATTTTTGGCattggcggcggccggcgggcgaCGGTGATTGTGCTACATTGAGCGGGATCTGTTCAGAAAACTTGATAGTAATGCCATCAAGAAGCGGTTTCAAAACATGAGAGCTAGCAGAATACAACTACCTAAGTCTCCTAGGAAAAACAGCCAAAACTAGTGCTTTAGTAAGTCTTttgatttccttttcttttaaaaacatCAAGTACTAAGTGCTAATCCATCTACTTTGCTTATTTGACAGGTTCTTGTTacaatttttctctttttttaggaCTAAAAATCTCAAACTGTGTTGTCCAGCACATCTGCAAGGTAATTTCTTATATATGATGTGTTCATATTTTGCATGTTTGCATTCCCATAATAGATGTTGACTCGAACCACTTGATTAGTGACTGCAATGTGGGCATTTTTACGTTTTTTCTTCGATTGGAATGAAATGCTTTGAGTCAACTCGTTTGTCTACGCCATAGCTATATTTTTATCCTGGTCCGCCACTGCCTGCACATACTTGGTTTAGTCCAAATGCAGGTAATCAATTTGTATATGAACATAATTGGATGAGACGGAGATTCTGTGAGGTCCTTCAAATTGAGGATTCACCATATCACCATACAGGAGCGAAGCCACGTGTGGGGCAGCTTGGGCTTGGGCCTCAAATGTGGCAAAGAATTTCAATGACAAAATACCAAAATTTAGATAGAAACTcagtgaaaattttgaaacagCATAGCTCGGTCCTACTCTCGGTGAAATCTTGCCTCCGCCCCTGTCACCATATCCACCTATCCTGATGTAATTGAATATCTTCTTGCCTGTTTATTCCATAGTGACATGTTTGAAATTCCATTGTTGTGTATTCATCTGATGCCATTTTGGTTTGGTaaaatctcttcttttttttaaaaaaaatccaatgtcTGGTTACTTTAGCCTTTTGCACTGAAcacctagttttttttttaatgaggaCATTACGTCCTTCAGAGCAGTTTCATCATCGGAGCATACCCAGGGTAC
This window of the Oryza sativa Japonica Group chromosome 4, ASM3414082v1 genome carries:
- the LOC4336736 gene encoding H/ACA ribonucleoprotein complex subunit 4, which encodes MAKGKSLTSCFTHSSFIIHRVTHQTIENHLTHEIRRQCTHAGSPSTRLRTRGHRPKVTHASKSVAAPFPSHASLRNLHPLIAAYPSRPPRVRLDRRWVVAWIKRLLRVNKTGHSGTLDPKVTGNLIVCVDRATRLVKSQQGAGKEYVCVARFHAADTARALEALTGAMFQRLPLISAVKRQLRVRTIYESKLLEHDAERHLAVFWISCEAGTYVRTLCVHLGLLLGVGAHMQELHRVRSGIHGEQDNMVTMHDVMDAR